From Quercus robur chromosome 8, dhQueRobu3.1, whole genome shotgun sequence:
GGACGGTTCCCATCTCGACGCATGGCTTGGCTCTGCTGCTGCTCGTAAAGTCAAAGAACTTGATCTCGACATTTTTACTGATAGGGAGGAAAATCTGAATTTGCCTCCAAGCTTTTTCTCTTGCAGGACATTAGTGGTTCTGAAATTAACTGGTactattgatattgatattgatgtTGATACCCCTTCATTATCGTTTTATTTCCCGAGCCTAAAGATCCTGCATTTAGTACGTATTTTGTTGCCGAGTATCATTAATTCACAAGAACACTCTTTCTTGAAACTCCTTTCTGGCTGCCCTGTCCTCGAAGATTTGTCATTTACAACTGACCATTTTGAGGGTGAGTATAAATTATGTGTACCCACGCTGAAACGCTTAAGTATCAGCGGTATTAATGACTCTGATTATGAACTCGAGATAAACGCCCCAGCTCTTGAGTACTTTGATTTCGATGGTGATCTACGCTACATCAAATTCtatgaaaaaccaaacaaccTAGTTCAGGCGGATGTCTGTACTTATAGATTTGACGATGACTATACTTCTATATTTGACGATGTCTATACTTCTATATTTGACTATGAAACTGAAGAATTTTACAGGACATGGGTGTTCAATATTTTTGCTGCACTGAATAACGTCAAATTCCTCTCATTTTCTTCAAGTGGCACGGAGGTTAGATCCCCTTCATAagtgctttatttatttttcaataaaccTATGATCTTTAGTTCAATTTCTTAGAACAATACGAGGTTATAGTCTCGCTTTTATGTTCTATCAAGTTGATGTTGATGTGATTTTAATCTCGCATGCAGTGGCACAACTTGGGAAATATTTACCCTTCCTCATTCCAGAATTTGGTGGAACTAAAATTTAAAGTGAATGGTTGTAGCTGGAATGTGCTACAATACTTACTCCAAAAAGCTCCTAATCTAGAAACTCTTGTTATTACTAGGGTTAGTTGATTTAATAGAAGTATTTCTGTTGATCATTCATCTTCCCTAAACTTACACTTATGATCTGCTGTGTTTGTTGTCATCAGGGTTCTGATTTCGTTGAAAGCAACTTATATTGGAAGGAGCCACAATATGATCCTGCTAATCTGTCATCACTCACAAGTTTTTATTACAGAGGATTTAAAGGTTTGAACGATGAAGTGGAACTTGTGAAATATGTTCTAAAGGAGGCAAGAGTTTTGAAGACAGCAACATTTCAAGTTTCTAGTGGAGAGTCGAAGGAAAGTGTTCTTGAGAAACTATCAATGTTCCCGAGGTGCTCAACAACATGTCTACTTAGAGTTGAATGAGGTATACTTCTTTAACTGGTACTCTGCAACTAATTCCAAAGGCAATGatacaaatattttctttttattgtagaCCCTCTGCTGGTGGTATGCTCttattaatcttttttattttttattttttaaattttcatgtttttccCTCCTTTAAattgattgagagagagagagagagagagatgatcaATTATCCAATGTTCTCTGACCTCCTTGCAGTAGAAATTGTTTTTTGTGATAACCATTTTGCAAGACATCCATTTGACCTTCGTAAGTgttgtttgtttttgaattAGACTAAAACTTTGATAGAGAAATGTTCATAAGTGAGCTTTTGTTAGCTCTTTATAGTTTATGTGCCTGAATTTTTTGATTCTAGGCTTACTCCTTCTGTTGGGTAACTAGCGacaattgaaataataaaacaGTTGAATGTAACTCTTGAAAGTATTATATGTGGATGAAAGATTTAGAATGTTTGATTTACTCTTTCACAAGCTTACTTTTTACCAAATCATTTTTGCTGCTACATATCTCACACATTTTGCTTTCGCATAACAGGTCAGTGTATGGCTACATCTACATGGCACCTCCTTTCATGCCTATTTGCCCAGTTTTGTTTGCCTTATGTAAGTAAGCACAACTGCAGTACCCAATATACTTCCATTAGGGTGAGATATACTAAGATGCACTTCttattgtagaaaaaaaaatgataaagtaagATCTCAAAAGTAAATGCCTTAGGAAGGTTTTGGCTTACTAATGGTAGTATTTATTAAATAGTTGTGTAAGTCCTTTGTCTTTTAATTGTGTTATTGATTCTTGGGGGAAATGTGTTGATGATCCATGTTTAGTTTATCATCCATAAAAATGGTATTTGTTACTCTGAGAACCTGGTTGTGGTCTGTACATAACACCCTTATCTTGAATGTGTTTGGCTTTTGATTAAGAAGCtactataacaaaaaaaattagatggttCTAATGTGAAATGAGTCTGCCATCGTGATATGTTTGATAGTTGATGCAGAACCTGTTAGTTCTTCTATAGTTCTATTGCATGACTGGAAGAGGGGATGCAAATACTGTCAACAAGTGTGTTCCTACAAGTACGCATCTGCTGCAACTCACACTATATATAAGAATGCATCACATCACTTCCATTAGATATTGGCTAAACTAATTGTTGATCGACATCTAAAAATACTATTAATCTTTTATCATCAGCTGCTCTACTCACCTGCATTGGTGCTTCTTGTTGAGActataaatctttttttgttttttgataagtaactaTAAATCTTTTATCATTAGCTGCTCTACTCATCTGCATTGGTGCTTCTTGTTAAGCCCTTCTCCATCTTAACTTTTTACTCGTGAGGTTTCAACATTGGACTGGCGTAGCATGGGCAACTTACAATTAACTTGTCTGAGGTACAGTTTCATTGCAATATTATGACCAGATGGCATGTGAAAAAACTATTCATCTAATCTGCTCTTAAGATGGTTTCTGAGATGGATACCTTTTGACTTTAGCTTTTCCAATCCtttccttttgcattttcttcCTCATCTGTATAGCTTTGGCTTCTTCTACCACCTTCTTTTCGTCAAGTCTTACCTTATTTTTACTCTGCATGACATTGTTCACCtactttttatagtttttagtCTTGTTAAGCTGATGGTGGCATTAGTTGTgaggaaggaaaagaagaaaaaaggtgGTTTTCTGAAGGTTTTGCTTATGCTTCAGTTGACATACTGAATAGAGAGAACAAAATATCTTGTAATGTCCCACCCCTATTCTGCACTTGAGTTAATTTAGgatttttaatgttaaatttcTAGTTATTTTCTAAACTGATAGTTCTGGAAGAAGAACTATAATGCTAATGGCTTCCTGCTGCCACACAATTTACATAAAGTTGCACTGGCCTTGATGTGGTCTGGAATTGCACCTTTAAGGTAATGTAATAGCTAGATTTGGAAAGTTAGAAAAAGAAATGCTGAgatagattttgttttgtgatgaTGGGTGTGACCTTTATAAAAGCCTAAGTCAGAGTTTTGCTCTCTACCTTTCATTGATATTTTACTTTCTAGATCTCTGTGATAATTGCAAAGGTGGGGATTGGAATTCCCCTTATGAATTGTTAGtggaaaaaaattgtacaatgaccttgtttccatttttattttatttgtcgaGTTACACTATATGGCTTCGTGGAACTTCAATCCCTTTGAATGGGTAGTCTACTGagcatgtttggttcattgcgAAAATATCTAATCTCTTAGCtcattttattaacttaaaGAATCTTAGGAGTTTTATAATCATGCTCCTCCCATTGTCATGCCTTCCACATGCTCTCTTGAGAAGGGCTCTACTGCTAATATTGAAAACCAAATCCACTTGGTGTGAGCTTGAAGTAAAAAACCAGTTCTTAGGTATTTAGAATTTAGCAGCCTCACCGAAGGTCTATTTTCAATGCATAATTACTCTATCCGTAGTTTGCTACAAAAGCATTGTTGAAATTCTCAACATTTGTAAAATTGTGCCCTCGTAACACTTTTGGCTTACAAATGGACTCCCACTTTCTTAGACATGTTAATTTTGAGCCCTTTGAGGCTTCCcaccaaaaattatttaaaataggATGCACCTTTGAGCAAGTGGCCTTTGGAGCCTGGACTCTTGATATGGCATACAAAGGGATAGAAGAGGCTATACCTATCAATTCTTTTTGGAAGGAAAACATATGAATCAGAAACTAACTAGAAATTAAGTGAAATTTAGTTTAGTACTTTGTGATTAATGTTTAGTTTCTGAAATCATGTGTACATGCAAAATGGGCCTTGGGAAACCATGTAGGTAGGTTGTTTGTTAAATAGTTGTCAGCCCTTTGTTTCACGATTCCTTGGGGGGAGGGTGGGGTTGGGGGAGAAGTTTATTCATGTTTACAGAATTTATTTAGCAGTCCTGTTGACCCAGTTTTGGTCTCTACAGACATTCGTATATGTTTCCATATTTAATTGTAAACTTGGTGCACTCGTAAAAGTGATTTAGATACTACCATCGAGCGAAGAAGTGCGTTTGGGCAATCAGATGAGCTTAGCTACCTTGTGGTTCCCATACACatcatattaataattttatacgagtaaaaagaaaaagctggATTTTTTGAGCGTCATGGCTTGTTTAGTTCAGTAACATTGTTAAACACAATACTGAAAGAAGTGTCATATTGCTAGAAATAGAGAGTATATGACAATAATGTTAACTAGTGGAATATTGAGAACATATTGAATAACAATTCGAAATAAAAGCGGTAATTAGTAGCcaacattggaaaatgaggaAGCAGTCCTGTCTTTGTAACTACTAGTCACATTTTAAGTAACAACTACATTGGCATAGCCATCTCTGACTGTCTAGACTTGGTAGCCAAAGGGCGggttttctctaagaaattctaTTATTAGCCAAAACACAAGTGTTGCGGCATGCCATTTCCTTCGTGTATTTCTCTAATTGGTCTAGAGCAGTTGCTGTCTCCATGTTGtttatggaaaattttgttgaagtttctctatttctttttagGATTATTATATGATCAGAAAAGTGTTTCTATGCCTCCACTCAATGGGTTTGTGACAAGAAAACTGCATATAATAATGCacattaattatgtttattgtTTAAGGCAAATACCTTCAATTTAAAGGAACTCAAGATTGGATATTGTTGaggtttttccttttggttCATATCAACATGGTGGCTGCTTATTTTGTTCCCTAATGACTTTAGGGAGCCACATCATCACAACAGAAGAAAAATGGGTTATAAAATATGTTCTACCAAGTCAGTTGTACAATAGTTTTGTACAACTAATTAACATGTCAgttcaaatacataaaatcataAGTATTTTTGTTTGAACAAAATTTGCAAAGCTTACATAATAATTACTTGGTAAATTTATAGGACAAAATACATTTTTCTACAATAATCTCTTATTTGAtttacaatttctttcaaaCTTCTGAAATGCATAACTAACTCCCTAATTTGAGAAAATTGTTACAATGTTCATCCTGTCATCTAAATTGGGGGTTAAGTTGGATGAAAAATAGCACACATGCAAATCATGTGGTATTTGTGCAAACGAATGGTATTTAAgtaattttatatcaatatgAAATTACAATAATGCCGTTAGTTCTCTTTTCCTATCACCACGCTTTCCCTTCTTCCTCACTACCCAACATTCATCTCTTGTTAGTTTTGTAGCTGTTACTCTTAAGAaacaaaaacctaaaatataaaattaaataaaacttaaaataaaaaataaaaaataaaacttagatTGACATTGCCAATTGCCAATTTATTTCTTGAAGATCCAACCTCAATTTTAATgagtttaaataattaaattgttagGATTTAAATCAAATACAATTTCAAACAAAAGCCCAAGGCAACATTTGGATTTGGAGTTGAATTTGAAATCCATGGATTTAAAATGCCTTGATTTTGAAattctttgtttggattttttttttaaatgaaggatttaaaattcatcatttgagattttattgtttagatacctaaatttggatttggatttgaatttggacttaagatcaataaaatatattttttaattattatttttcttaatcattctacatttcaattttaaatacatGAAGTAATATTGATAATCCAATTGACAAGATGATGACTAAAAATTTTTAGTCATAgccaactaaaaaaatatcttaCCAACTATTGACAACTAAAATGTTTTATGTCAACTAGAGAGGACACCCaaatgcatgttttttttttttttttttaaacaacattcaaaatctcaaactaaaaaattattctaaagtTATTAACAACTAAAAAGTTATATATCAAGAGAGACAGATTAAATACCCAAAATGTGTCTTTCACACaacttccaaaataaaaaattaatgagtaCTAAGCAGAAGTCATATCCAATCCTTTTTATCACCATCATTTGaaagaattttcaaaaacttaatgTAACTTTTCAACTATTTTGAATATTTCAAGCCGCATGAGTGCAGGCACTTTTGAAACCATTGCATGTATCTCTTCACCAGAAGGTTGtggttgcttttgatttttctttgctatGAAGTACTCATTTACAGATGAGCAATACTCTTTAAGAGAAGAACCAATTTTTAACAACTTCAACGAGTGGATCTTTCCTACTCCTTTTTCTTTGGTGAGGCTCAGTTGCAGAACTTGTTGATACAAAATGCTGATGTGGTTGTTGTGTAATGGGAGAATTCACCTCATTTTCTCCTTCCTCAACCATAACTTCAACTGCTTCGTTCATATGTTATACACCAATGGCAGTAGTTCTATCCCTCCCACACAAGATCTCAATGTCCTCCTAATTGTCAataactttgtttttataagCACCCACTTTTGAATTATtctaaagaagtaaaaaaaaaaaaaaaaagattagcaGATTATTTTGCATAGTCTAAGCAAATTAGTTTAGTGAATGAAGCAATCTAAGCAAATAATCTTGTCATGTTTGATTATAATTCCCAAGTCCTATTCAGTTTTCAAAGCCTGTCAtacaaataggaaaaatcaaagcaacttaaaaaaattacaaagcatTCTCATATTGCTATGAAGAAtgcaatgtgtgtgtgtgtgtgtgtgtgtgagagagagagagagagagagagagagagagaggacatgCCATTAATTGCATTGTAGTTAGTAACTTCATAATCATTCAGTTAATCTTGACATCCAAAATCTCTTTCAATCACAAACATGAAATCACTCCAGCAACCAACAATAAATCCATAAACAAAACTTCCTCtctaagaaaaaatgaaaaaagaaaattagaagaAAGACTTGAACTGAAGTGGCAAAGCACCACCATgaactatttttttataatttaattttttgttctctatttttatgGATGAAGGGGGAATAGAAAATGGATggaaaaactagaaaagaaGCTACTCCTACTCACTGTAATTCTAATTGGCATGCCTTGCCAATGGAAATTGTTTCTGCCAAATATTCCAACTACCTCAAGTAAAACAAGCTATAAGACCCACTtttacaaaaccaaataaatagtgcctaaaaatatatagtaattaaATTTCACTAATACATTTACTGTCCATTGCAAAAGGGTACACTAATTGTCTAATTGATCAACCATATAACATAACAACCATATAACATAATGTTCCAtaaacaacttttattatttctaattttttagaatacAGAAGAGAATAGACTAAATCTTTGTTAAAATATGTGATGAACGTATTTAAGAGAAAAAAGTCATAAGGGATCCTACCTTAATGTAAGCATCCCACACATGGTGATTATCCGCTATGACAACAACCTTTTCCTTTGCTTCATCCCAAACAAGCCCgctttgattttttatattagtaATCATAGCAAAATGTTGCTTCCACGCCTTTAGTCTATTTTAAACACTGTCCTTTGTCAAATTGAGAATCTATTGAGCATTTACGTACTCCACAGCAACTTGGTATGCCACCTCTTTCCAGTACCCATCCTCCCTATTTCCTTGAGCTAATTGATCATATAAAATATTTGCTGATGCTTTGTCCATTTCCGTATCCGTATTCCATTGAATATATTGTCTTGAATGTGATTGTGATTGAGATTGAGATTGTGATCTGGACGGTTGCGTATCATTTCTTCCCATTTCTATTATCTTTTCAAATTTGGTATTTGGACCTTGGTATCAAATCTGTCAACATCCTAAAAAATGTTAGATTAGcaacaagaagagaaaaagacacaatataaccaaaaaaaaaaaaaagaaacccacatAAAACTCTAGAGCCTTTATGATTCAAATTTagtagaaagagagaaatagagaggataaagaggaagaaaagagtTGAGAGAGACAAACCTTGctgcaagaaagagagaaagaagaaaagcttGGGTGAGGAAGAGAGAGCATGACAGAGTTTCTAGAGCCGATGAAGAATTGAGAAGAGAGCACGAGCGTGAGGGCGAGGGATTTCTAAATTCTTGGGTTTGTGAGGGGATTTCATATCCATGGATTCAAACCACTGAAATCCAAGATGGATTTGGGTCAAATCCAAATCATTTCTTTTAACTTACCCTAACAAAGGATTTAGATATGGGCccctcaaatccaaatccaaatccaaatccatgcCATCCAAACAGACCACCAaggaatttggatttttttttttttttgaaagcaaagGAATTTGGAATTTAAAATCAGATTACACGTTGATTTTTGAGAGATTGAACTTTTGTTCTCCTATAGTTGTCCTGTCTATGTTCTCCTTTAAAAGTCAATTCATCTAATTTATGGTtggctattttttatttattttaaattaaaaaaaaaaaaaaccttgtgcTATTTGGTGGTGGGCCTAGGAATGAGTATGATGAAGCTCGAAACTCAATCATTAAAATAAGTTACttcagtttctcaaaaaaaaaaaaaagtttttgtttgtttgttttttatattgatcTTTAGGTATAGGGTTTAGAAGAGAAGGGTCATGGATGGTTGATTTGAAGGGCTAAGTTGATGAAATCATTGGGTTCAGAGAGGGGCAACGACCCAACAATACACAATCTGAACCTTCTTTCTGATAACTgttaagagcattctcatcaaggatctcaaaaaatttagcatttagcatctcaaaaagccactttacTTATTTTAACacctcattttacaatacaccaaacatcaaaaattctattttttttaccactttatttaaatattcttttattattattttttattgttcattatatatttctttctctctgttCCTTTCTGTCACTCTCAACCAAGCAAACTCACACTCACCTTCTCCACCCAGCAAACACATACCCACCctatccaccaccaccaaaaaaaaaaaaaaaaaacaccagccACCCATACCCACCCGTCTATCCAACAAACTCACACACTTCCATCTCAAACTAGCAAACCCATATCCATCTTAGCCACCAtcactagagagagagagagagagagagagagagagagagagagagagagagagagagagagagagagagagagagagagagagagagagagagagagagagagagagagagagagagagagagagagagagagagagagagagagaaaaaaaaaaacaaaacacacacacacacacacaccctaGCCTAGAAAAACCCACAGAGACCCACATAGATTCACCACAAAACCTAGAAAAACAACAGCatccacaaaacccaaaattgaTGACCCACAGAGATTCAAATCAATGATCCATGGAGACCCACAAAGATTcaccacaaaacccaaaaaaaacaacatccaccATCGGAGATTCGAAGACAAcaccacaaaacccaaaatcttcGGTTTTGAGATGAGAATATGGGTTTCAAGACTAGGTTTTTGGGTTCGGTTAGGGAGAGAAGAGAGGGTTCGGTTAGAGGAAGAAGATAAGTAGTTGAGTTTGTGATTATGGGTTTAGtcagaggaagaagagaagagGCTGTGTTTGTGATGATGGGATCGGTTAGAGGGAGTAATGAAGTGCAGATGGGTTTGGTGGTGTGGGTTGAGGGAAGGGAAGCGCGGCTTAGGTTGAGGGAAAATGACTATGAAGCACAggtgcgtttcgggacttgggtgtgggtgcgggtgcgggactcggtaatttttaaaaaagtaggatgcaggtgcggcgggactcggcgattaaaaaattattaaaaatatttttatttatattttctatatatttttactattaaaatattcttaaaaaacacattaatatacttgattcacaaaacaaagaaagaagaaggcaagaaacacatCTGAGGTCAGAATTTTGGCTGCTCCGGTGAGTTTCAAGGCTGATTTCGGCCTGCTTCGGCCGTATCGGTCGCTGGCCGATACGACTCGATATGGCCGATACGGCTCGATTCTAGCCGAATCAACCCAGTTCGGCGCGAATCGAAGCCGGTTCGACGCGAATCGAAGCCGATTCGACGTGAATCGAGCCGATTCGGTGCGAATCGAGCCGAGTTGGCGTGgatccgaaaaaaaaaaaaaaaaaaaaaaaaaaaaaaaaaaaaaaaaaaaaaaactcagacgCGGCACCGACGCGCGGTCAACCGTGTCGGACTCGAGTGCGCCACCCTCCCAGCTGCGTCCATGCATTCtaggaaaatgaagaaaataaaaaaaaacataaaggaGGTAGAGGTGTAGGCATGGGAGAAGAGagaaccagaaaaaaaaaaaaaaaatgagggaaaaGATGGAGATAGACGTGAAAAGGTGGAGTATGTGAGAGGAAAAGTGAAAAGGGGACACGTGTTTTATtaaacaagtattttttttaacatcttgCTATAGTGGGGCCGTGGGTTGCTAGAGATAGCAACCCATTGTACGTGGCACCGACGCGCGGTCAACCGCGTTGGACGTCGCGTCCCACATCGCGCCGCGTCGAACTCGGGTGTGTCATCCTCCCAATCGCGTTCGTGCATTCtaggaaaatgaagaaaataaaaaaacataaaggaGGTAGAGGTGTAGGCATGGGAGAAGAGAgaatcagggaaaaaaaaattaaaaaaaagatggaGATAGACGTGCAAAGGTGGAGTATGTGAGAGGAAAAGTGAAAAGGGGACACGTGTTTTATtaaacaagtattttttttaacatcttgTTACAATGGGGCCGGGGGTTGCTAGAGATAATAACCCACTGTAGCTAGATATCAAAAGTCATTTAGCATTCTTGATGGAGTGTgctttttacaaatttaatgttaaaattgagtATTTATAGCATTTAGCATTCTTTATTAAAATTCTCCGagtgtgaagaagaagaagaagaagaagagaaggagaagcaaagcccttaaaaaaaaaaaaaaaaattacttcaacttTACTGAAAAATCcatctctctcaaaaaaagaaaaaattagaaaaaagaaactgtAACTCCATCATTCCAAGTTCCAACCATTAGCTTCAGCAAACCCTATTCACCTCGTTGATGGCCGAATCAAAACGCCAGACACTTTCTCCCGGAAAAGATGGAGTGGTCGACAGGATCAGTAATCTACCGGAATCTCTTCTCTGCCACATCCTCTCCTTCCTTCCAACCAAAGACTCAATCGCCACAAGCATTTTGTCAACCAGGTGGAAGCTCCTTTGGACTCTCGTCCCAAAGCTAGACCTCGACAGTGATACGATTAACACTTCGGAGCTTTcagctgctgctgctgctgatgatgatgatgatgatgaagatgatgaacGTGAGATCATGTTTGCACATATTGTGTCAAGCGTTTTGGCTCAACAAGAATGTGGAGAGCTCCAAACTTTTCGGCTTCAATGGAAATTTGGGTGGGACGGTTCCCATCTCGACGCATGGCTTCGCACTGCTGCTGCTCGTAAAGTCAAAGAACTTGATCTTGACATTTTTATGCACGACTGTGATGTGGAAAATCTGAAATTGCCTCCAAGCTTTTTCTCTTGCAGGACATTAGTGGTTCTGAAATTAAGCGgtgatattgatattgatattgatattgacACTCCTTCATTATCCTTTAATTTCCCGAGCCTAAAGATACTGCATCTACTAGAAATTTCATTGCCGAGTAACATTAATTCACAGGAACACTCTTTCTTGAGGCTCTTTTCTGGCTGCCCTGTCCTCGAAGATTTGTCATTTACAACTGACCTTTTCGAGGGTGAGTATAAATTATGTGTACCCACTCTGAAACGCTTGAGTTTCAGCGAAAATGTATATAATGAATCCGCATACGAACTCGAGATAAACGCCCCAGCTCTTGAGTACTTCAATTTCGAAGGTGATCTCCGAGACATCAAATTCCATGAAAAACTAGACAACCTAGTTCAGGCAAATGTCGAGTCGTATGTGTATGAAGATGAACACAAAGAATTTTACAGAGAATGGGTATTCAGGCTTTTTACTGCTCT
This genomic window contains:
- the LOC126694985 gene encoding putative FBD-associated F-box protein At3g50710; translation: MAESSTQSNSKRQTLSPGKDAVVDRISSLPESLLCHILSFLPTKESVATSILSTRWKLLWTLVPKLDLDSDTITTSELSADYDDDDEDDEREIMFAHIVSSVLAQQECGELQTFRLQWKFGWDGSHLDAWLGSAAARKVKELDLDIFTDREENLNLPPSFFSCRTLVVLKLTGTIDIDIDVDTPSLSFYFPSLKILHLVRILLPSIINSQEHSFLKLLSGCPVLEDLSFTTDHFEGEYKLCVPTLKRLSISGINDSDYELEINAPALEYFDFDGDLRYIKFYEKPNNLVQADVCTYRFDDDYTSIFDDVYTSIFDYETEEFYRTWVFNIFAALNNVKFLSFSSSGTEWHNLGNIYPSSFQNLVELKFKVNGCSWNVLQYLLQKAPNLETLVITRGSDFVESNLYWKEPQYDPANLSSLTSFYYRGFKGLNDEVELVKYVLKEARVLKTATFQVSSGESKESVLEKLSMFPRCSTTCLLRVE
- the LOC126694982 gene encoding putative FBD-associated F-box protein At3g50710 isoform X2, giving the protein MAESKRQTLSPGKDGVVDRISNLPESLLCHILSFLPTKDSIATSILSTRWKLLWTLVPKLDLDSDTINTSELSAAAAADDDDDDEDDEREIMFAHIVSSVLAQQECGELQTFRLQWKFGWDGSHLDAWLRTAAARKVKELDLDIFMHDCDVENLKLPPSFFSCRTLVVLKLSGDIDIDIDIDTPSLSFNFPSLKILHLLEISLPSNINSQEHSFLRLFSGCPVLEDLSFTTDLFEGEYKLCVPTLKRLSFSENVYNESAYELEINAPALEYFNFEGDLRDIKFHEKLDNLVQANVESYVYEDEHKEFYREWVFRLFTALSNVKFLSFSPYGTEWHNVGNIYPSSFQNLVQLDFNVTDCNWPMLQDLLQNAPNLETLVVTKEYTYDKSNLCWKEPQYDRDYLSSHLTSFYYGGFEGLKDEEEFVKYILKEARVLKTATIQVYREKSKENVLEKLSMFPRRSTTCLLRVE